The genome window AATAATGTATTAATGCCTGGACTTATAAATTGTCATACACACATTCCTATGTCTATTTTAAGGGGCTATGCTGATGATTACGACTTACAAGAATGGCTTTTTAATTATATTTTCAAAGCTGAAGCAAAAATAGATAATAAATGTATTGAACTAGGGGCTACTCTTTCGATTGCTGAAATGTTAAGAACAGGTACAACCTCTATAACAGATATGTATTTTAATGAACCTATTGTTGCACAAGTAGTTGCTCAAACAGGAATTAGAGGTAATCTTTGCAATGGAAGTTTTTGTTTTGAAAATACATATGACTATACGAAAGATAAAAATTATTATCAATTTCTTGAGATGATAAATAAATATCATAATTTTGATAATGGTAGAATTAAAATTGATGTTGGAATTCATGGAGAGTATACTTCTATTCCAGAATTTTGGAAATTTTGGGCTAATCAAGCAATTAAAAATGATTTGAATATTCATTTACATCTTTCTGAAACTTCATTTGAACATGAAAATTGCAAAAAAAAATATGGAAAAACTCCAACTGAAATTTTAGCAGAAAATAATGTCTTTAAAGTGAAAACAAATTTAGCTCATTGTGTTTGGCTAGAAAAAAAAGATATTAAATTTATATCTGAGCATAATGGCAGTATCTGTCATAATCCTGTATCTAATTTAAAATTAGCTTCTGGTATTGCAGACATCACATCAATGTTAGATAGTGGAGCTAATATTTGTTTAGGAACTGATGGGGTTGCTTCAAATAATACCCACGATTTATTCGAAGAAATTAAATTAGCTGCAATTCTAGCTAAAGGTAAACATTTAAATGCAAAAGTTATTCCTGCAATTGAAGTTTTAAAAATGGCAACAATAAATGGAGCTAAAGCTCAAAATAGATCTAATCTTGGACAGTTAATTGTTGGTTTTGAAGCTGATTTAATTTTAATTGATTTTAACAATATTTCTCATACTCCTACTTATGATATTATTTCTAGCTTAGTATATAATACCATCGGACGAGATGTTCTTTTAACAATGGTTCAAGGTAAAATTTTATATGAAAATGGTAAATTTTCTACTATTAATATTAATAATATTCAAAAAGAAATAAACGATTATGTCCTTCCAATCATAAATTCATAATCTTAAAAAATATATATACCCAGAGAAAAATTATTTCTCTGGGTATTTTTTTATTTATTTCCTGTTTCTTTTATTCTTAATAATCTATCTCTTATATCATATGTTTCAAAGTTCTTTAATAATCTTAATAAAGCTTTATCATGACTAACTAAAATTACAGCTCCATCATAATCTAAAAGCATTTCAGCAATAGCCTTTCTTGAAAAGTCATCCATATATGTTGTTGGTTCATCTATTATTAATAAATCTATATCTGAAATTGTATGAGCAAAAATTTCTAACCTTTTTCTTTCTCCTCCAGATAACATAAATATTCTTTTATCTCTAAATTCTGGCTCATGTGCATATAAACTATCAATTGCTGATTCAACAAAATCAGGAGATAAACCTGTTTTTAATTGTAAATAATCCTTAATAGACATGTTTTCATCTTCAAATACTGTCTCTTGAATAATATGTACCATCTTTGCTTTAGGATTTATATAAACTTTTCCAGAAGTAGGTTCAATTTCTCCTGTAATTATTTTTAATAAAGTAGTTTTCCCAGCTCCATTTTCTCCAACTAAACAAATTTTACTATTGCTAGCTATTTCTAAATTTGCATTTTTATATAAAACCTTTTCTGAAAATTCTTTAGATATATTCTCTAATATAACTAATTCTGGTTCAATTTCTCTTTCTCTAAGAAAAACTTCATCTGGAATTGGTAAATATTCATACTTGTAATCTTTTGAAATATGAATTCTCTTTTTAGCTAATTTTTCTAATTCTTTTCTTAGTCTTCTTAAAATAACAGCATGTGCATGTTTATTATTACATCTCTCAAGTAAAATTAATTTTTTTTGTATAGCTTCTTCCATTTCGTTTATCTGCTCTTCTAATTCAGCATTTTGTTTTTTATCTTCTGCTAATCTTTTCTTTTTTTCTTTTGGATAATCATTATAATTACATTCATACGATTCTATTCTTTTATTATCTATATCAAAAATTTTATTTGCAAATGTTCTAATAAAATCTACATTATGAGAGATTACAAGAAAAGCTTTTATACTATCTTTAATATAGTTCGATAACCATTGTGTTTTTCTTTTATCAAAAAATGATAATGGCTCGTCTAATATAATTAAATTAGCTGGTTCAAATAAAGTTATTGCTAATCTAATATACTGTCTTTCTCCTCCACTAAGCTCTTTAAATTTTTTGGATAATTTATCTCCTAATTCAAAGGTTTCTATAAAACTAGCCTGTGTTTGTAAATAATCATAACCTCCTAAACTTTCAAATTCATCTGAAAGTTTTGTATATTTTTCCATGATAATTACATTGGCATCTGAATCATTAGAAAATTCTTCTGAAGTTTTTTCTAGTTCTTTTTGTACAGAAATGACTTTTGAAAATGGTAAATTTAATAATTCTTCAACTGTTTTATCTAAATCAATTTTTCCAAATTGTTCAAAACAAGCAATTGTTATATTTTCTTCTCTTATTATTTTTCCAGAACTAGGTCTTTCCTCTCTTTTTATCATATTAATCAATGTTGATTTCCCTGTTCCATTATGACCTATTAATGCAATTTTATCCCCTGTATTTATTTCTAAATTAACGTCTTTATACAAATTTTGTGTAAAATATGATTTTGAAATATTTTTAAATTCAAGAATGTTCATTTTGTTCTCCTATATTTTTAAATTAATCATTGTATTATATCATATAAACAAAAAAAATAAAATATCTAGTATAATTTTCTATTAACTAAATAAATAAACTAATAATATATTTAACTTTCCATTAATATTTTTTTAATAAATGGCTTGACATATTTTAATTTAAATAATATACTTTATACAAGTTCAACAAGAGAACATTATCTATCTATTTCGTAATTTTTAATCGGATTATTAACTAGGTGGCAACATAAGATTTTAGGGTGGTGGTTTACTTTATGAAAAAAACAAGACTAGATTGGTTGATAATCGGATTGGCGTTATTCTCAATGTTTTTCGGAGCGGGAAATATAATTTTTCCTCCAAGTATTGGATTAGCAATGGGAAAACATTGGATAATTTCAGCCTTAGGATTCGCATTTACAGGAGTTGGGCTTCCTGTATTAGGTGTCTTAACCATGAATAAAGTTAGAAATTTTGAAAATTTTGCTGGAGGAATTTCTAAATTATTTTTTACTTTATATTCTTTATTATTGATGGCTTCTGTTGTTTTTACAAACACTCCAAGAACAGCAGCAACAGCTTACGAATTAGGATTATTACCTAATTTAGGAAATTTCCATATAAGTCCAATTATAATTTCCATAATATTTTTCCTTGTAACTTTATACATGTCAATAAATCCTTCTAAAGCTATTGATAGGGTCGGTAAAATTTTAACACCAACAATTGTGGTTATAGTAATTTCTTTAATTTATTTAGGAGTTACTCATAAGATTGGAAATCCTGGAACTCCTCATGTTCATGCAAATGCTTTTGGTTTCGGTTTTTCTCAAGGATATCAAACTATGGATGGAATTATGGCTGGATTATTTAGTATGGTTATTTTAGCTGATTTAACAACTAGAGGATATAAAAAAGAAAATGAAAGAGCTTCAATTATTAAAAGAGCTTCAATTGTTACTGGATTGGGATTATCTATAATTTATTTTGGATTATTTTATTTAGGAGCAACTGCAAATCAATATTTTTCACCAAATATATTAAGAGCTCAATTAGTTGCTAATTTTGTTCATATGTTTTTAGGACAATATGGTAATTTAATTTTTGGTATATGTGTAATTGCAGCTTGTTTATCAACAGCAATAGCGTTGACTATGGTTGTATCAGAATTTTTTTCTAAAACATATGGATTTGCATATAAAAAAGTTGCTATTGTATCTTGTTTAGTTTCTGGTTTCATGGCTAATTTTGGTGTAGATAAAATAGTTAAATTTGCTGAACCTATATTAGGAATATTATATCCTATTACGATAGTTTTAATCTTTTTAGGTATTATGAATATTGGAAATCAAAATGTTAGAAGATTTTGTGTAAGTGTAGCTGGTTTATTTGCTTTATTACAGATTATTGTAGATGGAACAAATATTATGATTTTAGAGAAAATATTTTATAGTTTTCCTTTAGCTTCACAAGGATTTATATGGGTGATTCCTACTGTGGTTGTAGGTGTAATTACTTATTTCTTTAATCGAAAATCTGAAAAAAATGTTGTAGAAGTTCAAGCTTAATATAAATTAAATTTGAAGGCTCTTTTTAGGGCCTTTTTTTTATATATATTGTTTATAGTTGTTTATTTGTTTTATTGTTTATTGTTAGAGTACGCAAAAAAACAGAAAATTGATCTTCGCAAACTATTGAAAACAAAGGATTTGGAAGGGATAAAAATTCAAAAAAACCATCCTCGTTGTATTATACTAGTTCTCCTCACTAAGTTATACTAGTTCTCCTCACTAAGTTATACTAGTTTCCACCGGACTTTATACCTTTTTCCTCGTGGCTTTATACTACTTGAATTTTTCCTCGTTATATTATACCTTTTTATTTGTATTTAAATTCTTTTTATGGTAGAATTGAGCAAAAAAATGGGTAGTATAAGCCAACGAGGAGTTTTTTATGAAAAAGAAAAAGCTTTTATTTGAGGAAACTATAGAGCATGAAACAGTAGAAACTCTTGAGGAAAATCTTTCAATAGAAAATTTAGAAATAAATAATCCTAATTTAGTTAGAATTGATATGAATGTTATTGAATTTCCATTATTTAGTAAGAATAATCATAGGAAAAAAAATCAAGCAATTAAATATTATTTTAACAATAATAGAAATACTTATATAAAAATAGAACCTGTTGTTGGAGACTATATTCCAGGAGATTTTGAAGAAAAAATTTTTATAGGATTATTAAAAATTATGAAAAAAAAGGGATTTTTACAATCTTTTTATGTGAGTTCTAGTGAAATATTAAATGAGCTAGGATTAGAAAATAAAATTTATTACAAAAAGTTGAAACAAGGTTTATTAAGATTATCTAAAACAAGTTATGAATTTAAAAATACTTTATATGCGAATAAAGTAAATAGTATTTTAGAAGAAACAATAAGCACAAAAATGTTAGATATAAAAATTATAGAACTTAGTAAAGATCAAAAATTAAAAGAATACTATAGAGATAATCGAATAAAAGAAGTTTATGAAATAAACATATCTAAATATTTTTATGAAAATATAATTAGAAAAGGGTATATGGTTTATGATGCTAATATATTATTAGATATAAATAGTTCCGTTTCAAGAACTATTTATATGCTTATAAATAAACTAAGATTTACAAAATTATATTTAAGACTTCCAGTTTTATATTTAATTAAACGGATTCCTTTGAAATTTGATAATAAAAATATATCTAGAACTGTAAATATTTTAGAAAATGCCTGTAAAAATTTAATGATAAATGATTTATTAGAAGGATATAATTTAATTAGAAATGGAAGTTGGAAAGATTCAGAGTTAGAATTTTATTTTTCAGAATCTCATAATAAAATTAAACAGTTACAATTTTATGATGATAAGAATCATTTTATAAAAGTTTTAAATAATTTAGAAAATGAAGACTTAATAATAAGTTCAACTGAGGAAAATTCTTTAGCAACTTTAGAAGAATTAAAAAATGAAAATTCAAATTTTATTTCTTCTGAGGAAAAAATATTAAAAATTATAGAATTATTACCAAAGGGAGCTAAAGATTTAAAAACTTTGCCTAAATTTATAAGTTCTACAATAGAAATTTATGGATTTGATAGAATGTTACTTGTGGGAGAATATGTAAAGTTAAAAAATCCGAAGAGTATTTTAAGTTATTTGAAAAAAACTTTAGAGAATAATTGGGCAGATGAATTTATATTAGAAAAGGAAAAAGAGAAAGAAAAAAAAGATATCCAAATAAAAAAATCTGAAATTTTAGAGGAAACAAATGAAGCTAAAAAGAAAACTGATAATGAAAGAATAGATATATTACTACAATTTGAAGAATTGCCAAATGAAAAAAAAATAGAAATAGAAGAGTTAGTTTATAGAGAATATATAAAAAAAGCTGGAATAGAGAGTAAGTATGTAAAAATGGCTTTTGATAATGGAAAGGAATCTTTAATTGTAGATTATATTTTAGAAAATAATATTTTCTTAGAAAAAGAAGTTAAAAAAATTGAAATTAGTGGGGATAAATTATCAAAAAGTGAAATAGGACAATTAATTCAAAAAAATGGAGAACAAATCTCTTTAATCTATGGATTAGATGAATTAAAAGAATTACAGTTAAAAATGAAAGTAGCAGAAAGTTTATTAGGAGAAGAAATTATCACTGAATTATTAATTTTAAAAAAATTCCAGGAAGTTCTAAAAAAATTATAAAAATTAATTGTTTTGTTAGAAAAAGGAGTATACTTGAATTAATATAATTGAAATTTTGTTGAAGGGGAGATTTTTATGAAAATTCAAGTAAAAAATGATAATGATAGTTTAAACTTTGATTCTAAAAAACTTTTAGAAATATGGGAAGAAAAAAAAGGCCAAAAAGGCTGGGCTTGTTGTAATTTGGAATGTGATGAAAAAGCTACCGATGGAATATATGTGGAAAAGACAGGCAAGAATGAAGATGGGAAAAAATATATCATACCTGTATGTAGATCTTGTAAAAATATGAAAAATTTTCAGTATTATATAAATATAGACAAATTATTAGAAGTTAAGTAGATTAAAAAATAGGAGTTAGTTATAAGACTCCTATTTTTTATTGGAAAATATAGTATAATTATAAAAAAAATAAGGAGTAATTTAAAGATGATCAATAAATATATATTTTATTTTTTAATAATAGGTAATTTTTTATTTGGAGCAGACAATTTAAAAATTAATTTTGAAAGAAATGAACCTATATTAGGAAGTGAATATTATGTAGAAATAAATAATTTTTCTCAGGGATTTTATAAAAATGCAACGGGATATTCCCAGTCTGTAAAAGTAGAGGGAAAACCATTAAGATTAAAACCAAACTTAAAAACTATTAAAATCGATTTTAAAGGTCAAGAATATTATTTTGATGTGAATGCATCGCAAAATAAAGAAAAACACTTTAAAATCGATTTTAAAGGGGTTATAATTGATTTTAAATGGAGATGTGAAGATAAAGATTCAGTTTTTTTTAAAATAGATCAATGGGATTTAGAAAAAAAAGATATTAATTTCAAAATGACATATGTTTATGAAGATGAGGAAGAAAGTCAAAA of Cetobacterium ceti contains these proteins:
- a CDS encoding replication initiator protein A is translated as MKKKKLLFEETIEHETVETLEENLSIENLEINNPNLVRIDMNVIEFPLFSKNNHRKKNQAIKYYFNNNRNTYIKIEPVVGDYIPGDFEEKIFIGLLKIMKKKGFLQSFYVSSSEILNELGLENKIYYKKLKQGLLRLSKTSYEFKNTLYANKVNSILEETISTKMLDIKIIELSKDQKLKEYYRDNRIKEVYEINISKYFYENIIRKGYMVYDANILLDINSSVSRTIYMLINKLRFTKLYLRLPVLYLIKRIPLKFDNKNISRTVNILENACKNLMINDLLEGYNLIRNGSWKDSELEFYFSESHNKIKQLQFYDDKNHFIKVLNNLENEDLIISSTEENSLATLEELKNENSNFISSEEKILKIIELLPKGAKDLKTLPKFISSTIEIYGFDRMLLVGEYVKLKNPKSILSYLKKTLENNWADEFILEKEKEKEKKDIQIKKSEILEETNEAKKKTDNERIDILLQFEELPNEKKIEIEELVYREYIKKAGIESKYVKMAFDNGKESLIVDYILENNIFLEKEVKKIEISGDKLSKSEIGQLIQKNGEQISLIYGLDELKELQLKMKVAESLLGEEIITELLILKKFQEVLKKL
- a CDS encoding ABC-F family ATP-binding cassette domain-containing protein, translating into MNILEFKNISKSYFTQNLYKDVNLEINTGDKIALIGHNGTGKSTLINMIKREERPSSGKIIREENITIACFEQFGKIDLDKTVEELLNLPFSKVISVQKELEKTSEEFSNDSDANVIIMEKYTKLSDEFESLGGYDYLQTQASFIETFELGDKLSKKFKELSGGERQYIRLAITLFEPANLIILDEPLSFFDKRKTQWLSNYIKDSIKAFLVISHNVDFIRTFANKIFDIDNKRIESYECNYNDYPKEKKKRLAEDKKQNAELEEQINEMEEAIQKKLILLERCNNKHAHAVILRRLRKELEKLAKKRIHISKDYKYEYLPIPDEVFLREREIEPELVILENISKEFSEKVLYKNANLEIASNSKICLVGENGAGKTTLLKIITGEIEPTSGKVYINPKAKMVHIIQETVFEDENMSIKDYLQLKTGLSPDFVESAIDSLYAHEPEFRDKRIFMLSGGERKRLEIFAHTISDIDLLIIDEPTTYMDDFSRKAIAEMLLDYDGAVILVSHDKALLRLLKNFETYDIRDRLLRIKETGNK
- the brnQ gene encoding branched-chain amino acid transport system II carrier protein, producing MKKTRLDWLIIGLALFSMFFGAGNIIFPPSIGLAMGKHWIISALGFAFTGVGLPVLGVLTMNKVRNFENFAGGISKLFFTLYSLLLMASVVFTNTPRTAATAYELGLLPNLGNFHISPIIISIIFFLVTLYMSINPSKAIDRVGKILTPTIVVIVISLIYLGVTHKIGNPGTPHVHANAFGFGFSQGYQTMDGIMAGLFSMVILADLTTRGYKKENERASIIKRASIVTGLGLSIIYFGLFYLGATANQYFSPNILRAQLVANFVHMFLGQYGNLIFGICVIAACLSTAIALTMVVSEFFSKTYGFAYKKVAIVSCLVSGFMANFGVDKIVKFAEPILGILYPITIVLIFLGIMNIGNQNVRRFCVSVAGLFALLQIIVDGTNIMILEKIFYSFPLASQGFIWVIPTVVVGVITYFFNRKSEKNVVEVQA
- a CDS encoding amidohydrolase encodes the protein MNILFKNVNIVTMNKENSIIQNGFLAVENGKISYIGEKRPLLTFEREIDGKNNVLMPGLINCHTHIPMSILRGYADDYDLQEWLFNYIFKAEAKIDNKCIELGATLSIAEMLRTGTTSITDMYFNEPIVAQVVAQTGIRGNLCNGSFCFENTYDYTKDKNYYQFLEMINKYHNFDNGRIKIDVGIHGEYTSIPEFWKFWANQAIKNDLNIHLHLSETSFEHENCKKKYGKTPTEILAENNVFKVKTNLAHCVWLEKKDIKFISEHNGSICHNPVSNLKLASGIADITSMLDSGANICLGTDGVASNNTHDLFEEIKLAAILAKGKHLNAKVIPAIEVLKMATINGAKAQNRSNLGQLIVGFEADLILIDFNNISHTPTYDIISSLVYNTIGRDVLLTMVQGKILYENGKFSTININNIQKEINDYVLPIINS